The Clostridia bacterium DNA segment TTCAAACGCTTCGGCGAACAGCGGCTCGACGGACGACCACAGCCGCAGCCCGCGGCCGGCGGCTGCCTTCGGATTGACGATGACGACCGCCCGGCGCTTCATCGTTCGCCCGTCGCCGCCGCTTCCGCAACCGCGCCTTCCAGCGCGGTCATGTGGGATCGCCCTTCAAACGTCGCGCCTTCTGCCACGACGACCTTCGGGGAATAGAAGTCGCCAAGGAGCTTGCCGGTTCCGATCAGATCGAGACGGTCCGAGGCGTGGACGTCACCTTTCACTTCACCCGCGATGGCCACCTGCCGTCCGTGAATCTCCGCCTCGACAACGGCGGTCTCGGTCACGTACACATTGCCCTCGGCACGGATTTCGCCCTGGACGCGCCCCTCGACGCGGACAGCGCCTGCGGACGTCAGCACCCCGTGTAGCGTGGTGTTCCTGCCGATGATCGTCTCCACCTGGTCGGGCGCGGGCCTCGGATCGCGCCGTCTCATGCGAGGCCTCCCTCGTGCGTTACTTCTTCAGATACTGATAGAGGTCGCTGGTCACGTACGGCATGGGATCGACGGGCGTGCCTCTCTTGTAGACCCCGAAGTGGAGATGCGGTCCGGTGCTGAGCCCGCTGCTTCCCACGTATCCGATGATCTGCCCTTTTTTCACGGTCTGACCGACGGTGACCTTGATCCGCGACTGGTGTCCGTAGAGCGTGACGAGCCCATTGCCGTGATCGATCTTCACCGCGCGCCCAAATCCGGTCAGCCAACCGGCGTGCACGACGACGCCCGCGGCCGCGGCGCGAATGGGCGTGCCGTAGGGAGCGGCGATGTCGATGCCTTCGTGGAACTCGCGCCCCCATCCGAGCGGCGAACGCCGGTAGCCGAAGGTCGACGTGACGGCGCCGGCAAGGGGCCACTGGTCCGGGTAATGGGCCGCCGCGCGGATGTACTGCGTGGTGGCCGCCTGGATCTCCGTCAGGCTGGCCAATTCGGCCATCGCCTGTTGCACCAGGGCTTCGGCATCCTGCCGCAACGCTGCGGAGGACAGGCCGGCGGCCGATCGTCCCGTCACGGACTGGGCGGAGGCCGCAATCTGCGCGTTCGCCGCACGAAGCTCCGTGAGCGCGCCCGTGGCCTGGACGATGGATGTCGGCAGGGCGGATGAAGGCGCGCCCTGCGCCGTCGCGCCTCCCGCGAGGGCCGTGACTGCGGACGGCGACCCGTAAGCCGAGCTCTGTGGCGAGCCTTCGATGTGCAGTTCAGAGCGCAGCGTGCGGTCGAGCTCTTGGATCTTGGCCAGTTCGTCCTGAAGGGCGGCGATCTGTGCGCGGGTCTCCTCCAGGTCCCGCGCCTGTTGCGCGTTGACCTCCTGGAGCCGGTGCAGCTCCTCCACGTTCCGGGCCATGGCGCGGTAGTCGTGCGAGAACTGCACCAACGCGAACAGACCGGACAGCGCGACGAAGAGGAGACTCTTCGGGAGCCATGCCGGAATGCGCACCGAGCGCGAGCGGCCGGCGCCATCGGGCAGAAGCAGGATCGTGAGATAGCGACTGTCGTTTGACGGCGCCATCACTGTCCTCCCGACGAAGACGGTGTTGCCCGTCAGGCTTGTCCTGGCCGGCCGCGCAAAAAATGGCCGGACTTTCCTATTTCGTCGCGAGATCCCGGCCTCCTGCCGCCTGAATCGCCCGTTCTTCCTCCGGGGTGAGCAGATATGTGGACTGGCCGTGTTGCACCGGTTTTGCGTACACCCGCGTTTCCTCGCGCCCCTGGATGGCAGAGAGCACCACACCGTTCCGCTCATCGTCCAGCAGGGCGACGGCATAGCTGAGGTCGCTGCCCATCCCGGGGAACGCGTTG contains these protein-coding regions:
- a CDS encoding peptidoglycan DD-metalloendopeptidase family protein; protein product: MAPSNDSRYLTILLLPDGAGRSRSVRIPAWLPKSLLFVALSGLFALVQFSHDYRAMARNVEELHRLQEVNAQQARDLEETRAQIAALQDELAKIQELDRTLRSELHIEGSPQSSAYGSPSAVTALAGGATAQGAPSSALPTSIVQATGALTELRAANAQIAASAQSVTGRSAAGLSSAALRQDAEALVQQAMAELASLTEIQAATTQYIRAAAHYPDQWPLAGAVTSTFGYRRSPLGWGREFHEGIDIAAPYGTPIRAAAAGVVVHAGWLTGFGRAVKIDHGNGLVTLYGHQSRIKVTVGQTVKKGQIIGYVGSSGLSTGPHLHFGVYKRGTPVDPMPYVTSDLYQYLKK
- a CDS encoding polymer-forming cytoskeletal protein; translation: METIIGRNTTLHGVLTSAGAVRVEGRVQGEIRAEGNVYVTETAVVEAEIHGRQVAIAGEVKGDVHASDRLDLIGTGKLLGDFYSPKVVVAEGATFEGRSHMTALEGAVAEAAATGER